The DNA segment TTGCAACGATGGCTACCACTAAACCTGTTGCCGTCCCTGTACCATAGATTGGTTCTAGCACAGCAAACCCTAGGAAACCAACTGTGGGTGATCCTGCAATTAGTGCGCAAACTGCTGACTCTGGCTTAGTTCTTTTAAATATGTATTTGCAACTAAAATAACTAAGCATGAAGAGTACAACTAGAACGACAGTACTTACTAGCGTTAATGTTGAGTCTTGAAATATTTCAGCTCTATTTGATTTAGTTATTGATACGAATAATGCTGCAGGCAAAGCATATGTAAGAACCATTTTATTAAATGCCTTGGCTTGAGTTTCTGTGAAAGAATTTTTCTTTCCAGAAATATAGCCTAGAGCCATAATAATAAATATAGGGACGAGATCAACCATAAAAATATGGAACATTTAGAACCTCTCGGTTTTATTATATGAATTTAAGTTTACAAAAATTCTTTGCGAATTTTTTCACCATGCTCGTTTAGGTTTGGTGCTGCTGGGCGTTTTTTTGGATCTGGATACCCGCTGAGTTTTATTGGGTTCCCTGGCATCTTAATGCCACCTGATTCAATAAGCATATTTCTATCAACAATCTGTGGTAACTCCATTGCCTCTTTAACTGTTAATAGTGGTGCTACCGGCACGCCAAAATTCCTAATAATTTCTACCCACTCATCACTTGCTTTAGTTTTAAGGGTGAATTCTAGCTCAACCTTCAGTTCAGCTTGGTTTGCAACTCTTAAAGCATTACAAGAGAATCGAGGGTCATCTGCAAGATCGGTTCTCCTAATTCCATTGCATAATTTTTCAAATAAAGAATCATTGCCGCAACATATAGATATATATTTATCATCCGTCATGTATATATCAAATGGAGACATCGAAGGATGTCTATTTCCTATTCTCTCAGGTGCTTTCCCAGTAGCAACATACGCCATAAGTCCGTGTTCAAGAAAGGCTATTGTTGAATCAAACATTGCTATGTCAACATGTGATCCCCTGCCATTTCTATCTCGGCCATATAATGCACTGGTGATTCCACAAAACATAAATACACCCGCGCATAAGTCTGAAATGGAGGTACCAACACGTGTCGGGGGAGAATCTGGAAATCCTGTTTCCATCATAATTCCACTCATTGCCTGTATAATAGTATCGTAGGCAGGTGAGTTTTTAAGTTCTCCGGTCTGTCCGAAACCAGAAGAGGACGCATAAATGATATTTGGGTTTATTTTTACAATATCTTGGTATGAAAAACCTAACTTTTCCATTGTCCCTGGGCGAAAATTTTCAGCTAATACATCTGCTTTTTTTACTAGGGCTGTGAATACCTCTCTATCACACTCATCTTTTAGATTTAATGCGATACTTTCTTTTCCTCTATTAACAAAACTGTAATATAAAGATTCGTTATCAATAAATGGACCATAACTTCTCGTATCATCCCCGTGTTCTGGGATTTCTACTTTAATGACTCTAGCGCCTAAGTCAGATAATAGCTGTGTTCCAAATGGGCCATTTAATACGTGTGTAAGATCTATAACCAATAG comes from the Hafnia alvei genome and includes:
- the yfdE gene encoding CoA:oxalate CoA-transferase, with product MPTKTDNDKGPFDGLLVIDLTHVLNGPFGTQLLSDLGARVIKVEIPEHGDDTRSYGPFIDNESLYYSFVNRGKESIALNLKDECDREVFTALVKKADVLAENFRPGTMEKLGFSYQDIVKINPNIIYASSSGFGQTGELKNSPAYDTIIQAMSGIMMETGFPDSPPTRVGTSISDLCAGVFMFCGITSALYGRDRNGRGSHVDIAMFDSTIAFLEHGLMAYVATGKAPERIGNRHPSMSPFDIYMTDDKYISICCGNDSLFEKLCNGIRRTDLADDPRFSCNALRVANQAELKVELEFTLKTKASDEWVEIIRNFGVPVAPLLTVKEAMELPQIVDRNMLIESGGIKMPGNPIKLSGYPDPKKRPAAPNLNEHGEKIRKEFL